In the genome of Spodoptera frugiperda isolate SF20-4 chromosome 22, AGI-APGP_CSIRO_Sfru_2.0, whole genome shotgun sequence, one region contains:
- the LOC118279903 gene encoding uncharacterized protein LOC118279903, whose translation MTKEVTPGTAAVSTRSVAQDWQFPDYTTFDITPKPRYTGTTRPRPKLNLTGTDLDINMILGILANLTYDYEWNLTEEFNRTIIESGAPKCPTPSEPTTTVTTPAAYDFSKSPVVSKCFVCGLTTTEIPRSAHCADAFGGDFLPLAPVDARSRSHIASFRKYCRRMDVHNFVENPREPRSIYGRFTGGCAVRWTDLSGVYTQRTCRAKFRPLLGRHFGSKRLAKLELALINVKNGCIASPMATLLPLSRGISLYARFHACVCTGNWCNLAPPAPAPLLQRALHALYALLSHLLCQQQDLRMGT comes from the exons ATGACGAAAGAAGTGACGCCTGGTACAGCGGCT GTTAGCACCAGGTCCGTTGCTCAAGATTGGCAG TTTCCAGACTACACGACGTTCGATATCACG CCAAAACCGCGGTATACG GGCACGACTCGTCCGCGGCCCAAACTCAATTTGACT GGCACAGACCTGGACATCAATATGATCCTAGGCATCCTAGCCAACCTGACGTACGACTACGAGTGGAACCTCACCGAGGAGTTCAACCGGACGATCATAGA GTCAGGCGCACCGAAGTGTCCCACGCCGTCCGAGCCCACCACCACGGTCACCACGCCTGCCGCCTACGACTTCTCCAAGTCCCCCGTCGTCAGCAAG TGCTTCGTCTGCGGGCTGACCACCACGGAGATCCCGCGCAGCGCGCACTGTGCTGACGCGTTCGGCGGAGACTTCCTGCCGCTGGCGCCCGTCGACGCCCGCTCCCGAAGCCACATCGCCTCCTTCAGGAAGTATTGCCGGCGCATGGACGT CCACAACTTCGTGGAGAACCCGCGGGAGCCGCGCTCCATCTACGGGCGGTTCACCGGCGGCTGCGCAGTCCGCTGGACGGACCTGTCGGGCGTGTACACGCAGCGCACCTGCCGCGCCAAGTTCCGGCCGCTGCTGGGCAGGCACTTCGGCAGCAAGCGGCTGGCCAAGCTGGAGCTGGCGCTCATA AACGTGAAGAACGGCTGCATCGCCAGCCCGATGGCGACGCTGCTGCCGCTGTCGCGCGGCATCTCGCTGTACGCGCGCTTCCACGCGTGCGTCTGCACGGGCAACTGGTGCAACCTGGCGccgcctgcgcccgcgccgctgctGCAGCGCGCGCTCCACGCCCTCTATGCGCTGCTGTCGCACTTGCTTTGTCAACAACAGGACCTGAGGATGGGAACATAG